The following are encoded in a window of Thermococcus celericrescens genomic DNA:
- a CDS encoding antitoxin family protein — protein MEEIIEAVYENGVLKPLKKPHLHDHARVRIKIIETDLDELLDSMVIRNVGKIDYKRLKEAYYESF, from the coding sequence ATGGAGGAGATCATAGAGGCCGTGTACGAGAACGGCGTTCTGAAGCCTCTGAAAAAGCCCCATCTGCACGATCATGCAAGGGTGAGGATAAAAATCATCGAGACAGACTTAGATGAACTCCTTGACTCAATGGTTATCAGAAATGTTGGAAAAATCGACTACAAGCGCCTGAAGGAGGCGTACTATGAGTCGTTCTGA